In Bicyclus anynana chromosome 1, ilBicAnyn1.1, whole genome shotgun sequence, a single window of DNA contains:
- the LOC112052097 gene encoding gamma-glutamylcyclotransferase, translating into MAKQVKETFLYFAYGSNLLKKRIRINNPTAEFVGIGRLDGHQLDFIKYSDHWRGASATIIPTENLQIYVWGAVWKLHNKDMPALDKQEGVDTNWYFAKTVEVSTEDGDKIECRTYQQTINPPLRNADEELPMDRRPSSTYLDCIVNGAVECNLPKEYIIQLKKIPHNGQKASPRMIEKLNM; encoded by the exons aTGGCAAAGCAAGTTAAAGAAACATTCCTGTATTTTGCTTATGGCAGCAATCTACTGAAAAAGCGTATACGAATAAATAACCCTACTGCTGAGTTTGTTGGAATCGGCAGACTCGAT GGCCATCAGCTggatttcattaaatattctgACCACTGGAGAGGAGCTTCAGCTACTATCATACCAACAGAGAATTTACAGATTTATGTATGGGGTGCAGTATGGAAGCTACACAATAAAGATATGCCTGCTTTAGACAA ACAAGAAGGTGTGGACACCAACTGGTATTTTGCTAAAACTGTTGAGGTATCTACTGAAGATGGAGATAAAATTGAATGTCGTACATATCAACAGACAATAAATCCTCCCCTAAGAAATGCTGATGAAGAATTGCCAATGGATAGGAGACCCTCAAGCACTTATTTAGATTGTATAGTAAATGGTGCTGTGGAATGTAACTTACCAAAAGAATACATAATACAATTGAAGAAAATTCCCCACAATGGGCAGAAAGCATCACCTAGAATGATTGAAAagctaaatatgtaa
- the LOC112052098 gene encoding gamma-glutamylcyclotransferase-like, whose product MLQHQIYKPDTFLYFAYGSNMFSFRIHMNNPSAEFVCTARADNYRLDFIKYSKFWGGPTATLVPTANAHVWGVIWRLGVQHLEHLDEQEGVERKIYYSKHIEVLTSYMGSFKCRIYIHKVNPLPRGDNDEIPAERWPSWTYKEIIILGAMEHELPEYYILNLEKLQHNGDKGCFKMYALLLKFVKEKPCICDVPKKKDKPQIWISDKLQKKS is encoded by the exons ATGCTGCAGCATCAAATATACAAGCCTgacacatttttatattttgcataTGGCAGCAATATGTTCTCCTTTAGGATTCATATGAATAATCCAAGTGCAGAGTTTGTTTGCACAGCACGAGCAGAT aATTATAGATTAGATTTCATTAAGTATTCAAAGTTTTGGGGAGGCCCTACTGCAACTCTGGTGCCCACTGCCAATGCCCACGTTTGGGGAGTGATATGGCGGTTGGGTGTCCAACATTTGGAACATCTTGATGA ACAAGAAGGGGTAGAAAGGAAAATTTACTATTCAAAACATATCGAAGTCTTAACATCCTACATGGGCAGTTTTAAATGTCGCATATACATACACAAAGTGAATCCGTTGCCGAGAG GCGACAACGACGAAATACCGGCCGAAAGGTGGCCTTCGTGGACGTACAAGGAAATAATAATCCTCGGTGCTATGGAGCATGAGCTACCAGAGTATTACATTCTCAACTTAGAGAAGTTGCAACACAATGGAGATAAGGGATGTTTTAAAATGTACGCCCTTTTGTTGAAATTCGTTAAAGAAAAACCTTGTATTTGCGATGTCCCGAAGAAAAAGGACAAGCCCCAGATATGGATTTCCGACAAACTTCAGAAAAAATCTTAA